TATCTATAGTGGAAAACTTCTACAGGATTATCAAAGGGGTTTGGGGCTTTTTATAGAAGAAAGTGAAGGGGATGGCGTTAAAAGTATTAAATTCGTTGCAAATTCAAAATCTGATCATGATGCAGTAAACTATCTCTCTTCTGGACAAATGTCTGCTCTTGTAATAGCTTTTACATTGGCCTTGAACAAGGTATATGGAAACGGCTCTATGGATATTCTTCTGATTGATGACCCAGTTCAGACAATGGATGAGATTAATATGGCATCCTTTGTGGAACTACTTCGTAACGACTTTAAACATAAACAAATTTTCTTATCCACACATGAAGATGATGTTTCTCGATTCATTCGTTATAAATTTAAGAAGTATGGTTTAGAGGTTCTGAAGTATAACGTAAAAGATAGATTTTATGTTAATTCTTAAATTTAGAGAAATCTCTGTATAACAAAAAGTTGATATCCTCAAAAAAGCGTATGTTTTACAAAACACACGCTTTTTTTTACCATAATTTTTGATTACTATTCGCATGTGAATCAGTCTTTGGTTGAAAAAATGAAGTCAAGAAGTAAAACAATCCAGGTAAAATAATTACAATGCCGACAATAAAATATATTTGACGGATGCTTAAGTCAAATAGTGATGAGGAAGCAAACAAAATTCCCATGGGCATTGTAACTCTGAGGAAAAGCAGGCGAACTGCACTTAGCTGACTTAAACGATCTCTAGGAGCGTCACGTTGGAAAATGGCAGCACTTTGAGCATTGAATAAAGGAAACAAAATCCCCCCTAGCAATTCACATAACCATGCAAATGGAATCGATGTTACAAGTAATAAAAGAAGGAATGAAAAACCCCCTCCAATTAAACCAAGGTACATAGTTTGCTGGGTTTTAGGTAATTTAGTAAGTAGTATCATGCCTAAAGCATAACCGACTGGAAATGCTCCTGAAAATATTGCGTACTCCCAGTAATCACCATTAAGTTCTCCTCTTACAAAAGGAATACTTAAAACCATTGTTGCCCCAACCGCAAACTGAACTGTAGAAGAAAGAAATGTGAGTTGAAAAAGATGTGGATATTTAAAAAACGTTCGATAGCCTTCTTTCATTTCTGTCCACCAGAATTTTTTTGTCCATGTGCCAACTTTCTTCTTACTTAATTGTGGAATACGTGAAAGAGCTAAGTAGCTAGCAAGAAACATTAATGAAGAAAATCCATAAATGTAAGGCATTGGACTAATCAATAGAAATAAGGAAATAACTCCTGGCGCGATAAAACCCATAAGTCGAATAGTGCCATCTAATAATCCATTTGCTTCTACCAGATCTTTTTCATTACAAACTTCAGGCAATAGTGAAAATGATAAACTTGCGTAAATGGGTTGCATCAACCCTAGTAAACATTGCAATACGATCAACCCTAAGATTGTTCCAACATCTGTACCAATCAAGAAACCAACCAGTGGAAGAACATAGGCTCCAGCACGAATCAATTGTATGTTTTGAAGCATTTTCTCCTTTACTACATGATTAAGGAATGGGGCACTAATGCCTTGCAATATTAAAGAGGGAATAAAATAAACCAACCAAAGTACACCCATCCATTCCTTTGATCCTGTTAATTCATAAAGTAATAGGCCATTAATAATTCCCCCAGCTGCCCCTCCAAATTCTGATATAATTTCACCAATCCAAAGTGCTTGAAATGACTTAGAGAACTTCCTCATTTGACAATACCAAGATACTGATAGAGTTTTCCGGAAAAATTAT
The window above is part of the Mesobacillus jeotgali genome. Proteins encoded here:
- a CDS encoding MFS transporter is translated as MRKFSKSFQALWIGEIISEFGGAAGGIINGLLLYELTGSKEWMGVLWLVYFIPSLILQGISAPFLNHVVKEKMLQNIQLIRAGAYVLPLVGFLIGTDVGTILGLIVLQCLLGLMQPIYASLSFSLLPEVCNEKDLVEANGLLDGTIRLMGFIAPGVISLFLLISPMPYIYGFSSLMFLASYLALSRIPQLSKKKVGTWTKKFWWTEMKEGYRTFFKYPHLFQLTFLSSTVQFAVGATMVLSIPFVRGELNGDYWEYAIFSGAFPVGYALGMILLTKLPKTQQTMYLGLIGGGFSFLLLLLVTSIPFAWLCELLGGILFPLFNAQSAAIFQRDAPRDRLSQLSAVRLLFLRVTMPMGILFASSSLFDLSIRQIYFIVGIVIILPGLFYFLTSFFQPKTDSHANSNQKLW